The Deltaproteobacteria bacterium genome includes a region encoding these proteins:
- a CDS encoding efflux RND transporter permease subunit — protein sequence AQGKPFRQAVLDAGIARLRPVFITVGATVLGLVPLALHGGPLWEPLCYTQIGGLLVANFITKLLVPAVYAICVLDFKIIKWKGEKEG from the coding sequence AGGCCCAGGGAAAACCTTTCCGCCAGGCCGTACTCGACGCCGGTATCGCCCGGTTGAGACCGGTCTTCATCACCGTCGGGGCAACGGTCCTGGGGTTGGTTCCTTTGGCCCTGCATGGCGGACCACTCTGGGAGCCTTTGTGCTATACCCAGATCGGGGGACTTTTGGTGGCCAACTTCATCACCAAACTTCTGGTGCCGGCGGTTTATGCGATTTGTGTACTGGATTTTAAAATTATCAAATGGAAAG